The proteins below are encoded in one region of Thermococcus peptonophilus:
- the rfbC gene encoding dTDP-4-dehydrorhamnose 3,5-epimerase — MPFEFKKLEIPDVILIKPRVFEDERGFFMETYKKPDFEKAGIKGEFVQDNHSRSKYGVLRGLHFQREPYAQAKIVRCVRGVIYDVAVDLRKNSPTFGKYVGVILSEFNKYQLYIPRGFAHGFVVLSDVAEVVYKVDNVYAPDHEGGLIWNDPDVGIKWPVEDPIISPKDQKWPTLRELIERGWVF, encoded by the coding sequence ATGCCATTCGAGTTCAAGAAGCTGGAGATCCCAGATGTAATCCTTATCAAGCCCCGCGTTTTTGAAGACGAAAGGGGCTTCTTCATGGAGACCTACAAGAAGCCCGACTTTGAGAAGGCCGGCATTAAGGGGGAGTTCGTGCAGGACAACCACTCCCGCTCAAAATACGGCGTTCTCAGAGGTTTGCACTTTCAGAGGGAGCCCTATGCGCAGGCAAAGATAGTGAGGTGTGTGAGGGGAGTTATCTACGATGTTGCAGTAGATTTAAGAAAGAACTCGCCGACGTTTGGAAAGTACGTTGGCGTCATTTTGTCGGAGTTCAACAAGTATCAGCTCTACATCCCGAGGGGCTTTGCCCACGGGTTTGTAGTTCTGAGCGATGTTGCAGAGGTCGTTTACAAGGTGGACAATGTCTACGCTCCCGACCACGAAGGTGGGCTCATATGGAACGACCCGGATGTGGGAATTAAATGGCCAGTCGAAGATCCAATAATCTCTCCGAAAGATCAGAAGTGGCCAACTCTAAGGGAGTTAATTGAAAGGGGATGGGTGTTCTAG
- a CDS encoding type II toxin-antitoxin system VapC family toxin translates to MGSNKKKFYDTNVLIDAARNRDSLEEGYTTVLNLVEYPKAALLDLNLLIPTVKEYALAVELSEKLVKEGTPVPAVDIVIAAVSISRGLTLITKDKHFEKIKKVAPELQVEFLE, encoded by the coding sequence ATGGGATCGAACAAAAAGAAGTTCTACGACACGAACGTCCTGATAGACGCAGCAAGGAACAGAGACAGCCTAGAAGAAGGATACACAACAGTACTTAACCTCGTTGAGTATCCCAAAGCGGCTCTCCTAGACCTGAACCTTTTGATACCCACCGTAAAGGAGTACGCACTCGCGGTTGAGCTCTCGGAAAAGCTTGTGAAAGAAGGCACTCCGGTTCCTGCAGTTGACATCGTAATAGCCGCGGTTTCAATATCCCGGGGGCTAACTCTAATAACGAAAGACAAGCACTTTGAAAAGATAAAGAAAGTCGCCCCAGAGCTTCAGGTTGAGTTCCTTGAATGA